Proteins from one Acropora muricata isolate sample 2 chromosome 9, ASM3666990v1, whole genome shotgun sequence genomic window:
- the LOC136927938 gene encoding melanocortin receptor 4-like — translation MPNEKETGSPSPMFRSRWLTIFVVELAVISIINGFTILTFARNRHLRKRTTYLIINLTIADFFVGTVSGPMHIYHTMTFESGSGFGWGKFIVMFLKDVFRVCSLLHLALLSLERLHATLFPFRHCLMSEWFYFKAVVCIWFVAAIPASVSAAFFLIAPQASQYVWALLKTAVLFTVIVSYVIIRLNVKRKVPPYSSGAVSSDRKLTVTLLIVTVVSTVAFFPSLIYNFLQISTISIGFSAEAKFDIWQSVLFFCYFKSFVNPLVYTLRMKEFRKGARVWCGPANQ, via the coding sequence ATGcccaatgaaaaagaaactggttctcCTTCCCCAATGTTCAGGTCCAGGTGGCTCACGATCTTTGTCGTTGAACTGGCTGTGATATCCATTATAAACGGTTTTACCATCCTCACTTTCGCACGCAATCGTCACTTGCGCAAGCGTACGACATACCTTATTATAAACCTGACTATTGCTGACTTTTTTGTGGGAACAGTGTCCGGACCCATGCATATTTACCACACCATGACATTTGAATCTGGTAGTGGATTTGGCTGGGGAAAatttattgtcatgtttttaAAGGACGTGTTTAGGGTTTGTTCTCTGCTTCACCTCGCATTGCTATCGTTGGAACGTCTTCATGCGACCCTATTTCCTTTCAGACACTGTTTAATGTCGGAGTGGTTTTACTTCAAGGCCGTTGTCTGCATTTGGTTCGTAGCTGCCATCCCAGCATCTGTCAGCGCTGCGTTTTTCCTGATTGCACCACAAGCCAGTCAATACGTTTGGGCTTTGCTCAAAACGGCTGTGCTTTTTACCGTCATTGTTTCTTATGTGATAATTCGTCtgaatgtaaaaagaaaagttccTCCATACTCATCTGGTGCAGTGTCATCCGATAGGAAACTCACAGTCACGTTACTAATTGTCACTGTTGTCAGCACAGTTGCTTTTTTTCCCTCTCTTATTTATAATTTCCTTCAAATAAGTACAATATCGATTGGTTTTTctgccgaggccaagtttgatATCTGGCAGTCAGTGCTGTTCTTCTGCTACTTCAAATCCTTTGTAAATCCTTTAGTTTACACTTTAAGAATGAAGGAGTTTAGAAAGGGCGCAAGAGTTTGGTGTGGCCCAGCAAATCAGTAA